Proteins co-encoded in one Brassica oleracea var. oleracea cultivar TO1000 chromosome C4, BOL, whole genome shotgun sequence genomic window:
- the LOC106340020 gene encoding uncharacterized protein LOC106340020: MASRLKEIVKKYGKVALGVHFSVSGVSISGFYIAIKNNVDVESLLDKYQIPWFSSDEKASAEEKSRQLAKSAGGALALAVLCNKALFPIRVPITMALTPPIARFLRQRKIVG; the protein is encoded by the coding sequence ATGGCGAGTCGGCTCAAGGAGATAGTGAAGAAGTACGGGAAAGTAGCGCTGGGGGTCCATTTCTCCGTCTCCGGCGTCTCGATCAGCGGATTCTACATCGCCATCAAGAACAACGTGGATGTGGAGTCGCTCCTGGACAAGTACCAAATCCCTTGGTTCTCGTCCGATGAGAAAGCTTCGGCGGAGGAAAAGAGCCGTCAGCTGGCGAAATCAGCAGGCGGAGCCCTAGCTTTGGCGGTTCTGTGCAATAAGGCCCTGTTTCCGATAAGGGTGCCGATCACCATGGCGTTGACTCCTCCGATCGCTAGATTCCTCAGGCAGAGAAAGATCGTCGGATGA
- the LOC106337467 gene encoding cold shock domain-containing protein 4-like — MSGGDGNNSGGRLKGSVKWFDTQKGFGFITPDDGGEDLFVHQSSIRSEGYRSLAPEEAVEFEVEVDNSGRTKAIEVSGPDGAPVLGNSGGSSGGRGGFGGGGRGGGRGGGGRGYSSGGGDGYGGGGGYGGGGGYGGGGGYGGRGGGGGDGACYKCGEQGHMARDCSQGGGGGYGGGGGGRFGGGRGGGSCYSCGESGHFARDCTSGGR, encoded by the coding sequence CGACACCCAGAAGGGGTTCGGCTTCATCACACCCGACGACGGTGGTGAAGATCTCTTCGTTCACCAGTCCTCCATCAGATCTGAGGGTTATCGTAGCCTTGCTCCGGAGGAAGCCGTCGAGTTCGAGGTTGAGGTCGACAACAGCGGACGTACCAAGGCCATCGAAGTCTCTGGACCCGACGGCGCTCCCGTTCTTGGAAACAGCGGCGGTTCATCTGGAGGTCGCGGTGGCTTCGGTGGTGGCGGAAGAGGAGGGGGACGTGGTGGTGGCGGAAGAGGATACAGCAGTGGTGGTGGTGACGGTTATGGAGGAGGAGGAGGTTATGGTGGTGGTGGAGGTTACGGAGGAGGAGGAGGTTATGGGGGCCGTGGAGGCGGTGGTGGTGATGGGGCTTGTTACAAGTGCGGAGAACAAGGTCACATGGCGAGAGACTGCTCCCAAGGTGGCGGTGGTGGATACGGAGGAGGTGGCGGCGGTAGGTTCGGCGGTGGAAGAGGCGGAGGGAGCTGCTACAGCTGTGGAGAGTCGGGTCATTTCGCGAGGGACTGCACAAGCGGCGGTCGCTAA